From a region of the Fischerella sp. JS2 genome:
- a CDS encoding molecular chaperone codes for MPIKIELFNRYQLRTHPNDSSLLLLPAIEIRPVPNPHFPHIFRINIYVTGIPEDLAAAMQSAYKSVNFGTNKLLQLTTPQRLRQSDCRWNQPLPTGVNCNLQVTIEYFESGATGDPLLSISKHISAECNIWTYPIKEYSLKNPLMSFTDSVINSFKSTTPQTLPDEELKLDVEPVKQVDQQPEITYPGWFAIDFGTSNSTVTLYDPKVIVTPHSLPHEQEVRLRDRLSTWLTQRPVDQVAGVTQDAWTQEWQRFLIEVSKNVQGDNTIDLRNLNGEQFLEAIRQIEIALSKRLPWFRRAASKRLNQIYHEVFRVPPLEWQSLISVELDKDRRLSEIASELEVIGLEPFLPTNDPLKVKVSLGEQAKQHRLDAIRQGEGIDSRFLHSPKRYFGQERSFQITLNGKEDSIPVNKLLQAAYAQLIELTEKYRQRSGKCSQGKFYRTVVTYPTIASPFVRREIEQLVKQLDIEDVQMAYDEAVSVAIFFLWREFGGDLNLGIESFKTRCRRDGDKWWQNVMVLDIGGGTTDLALIRLSLEEINPFEPGEDRGDGGRYYKLTPKLLGSSGHLQLGGELVTLRLFLLLKAAIADCLLTAIVDETLPRDILKVQPEELSDRFLQNGKFQPGSLLACVDKEVREGEAYKEALNDAEKVLPTRWKNAPSRAQTFYTLWEHAEAAKLTLGQKRQTLDTPVFVLDGQKISELLLHNDITLPTSTSDRLSVTLTVEQFEKAVAPVVKEAVGIAQGLIENAFKNQSLNPGNSPETVDWLILSGKTCNLEIVERELYRVFSKSDYFLWNEERVTFEPEYTKLATSAGACFAEKLRQLSFSPQQAKDLLKKGANQLYIDVKNLFYFLPCSFVREVIGGSPDPIFHAGQELYQLQATDAIAKYRSRWMGMQLTNNIRRQDFENMKLQLWGSYNGDILMKKLGMNEEDFKNHIQVQFEINQKLDIDLLLSRGKPHYLIPVNIPCLDAAQAIGTQTVISDQGEILCDIAVNVAESANVFKTDAHTLLFSSNQNQDLQTFRYNESDTQIQGLGLIAELPPFPASGKHTFYFQFRHPESNKWELIGELPQPEIQSEYPCKYYVSLNKQGILRIHAFEVPYWTSTNPECLKIEGCVYRDSLQAQSNNVETERDPFCGLH; via the coding sequence ATGCCAATCAAAATAGAACTTTTTAATCGTTATCAATTACGTACTCATCCCAACGATTCATCTTTATTACTATTACCAGCAATTGAAATTAGACCAGTTCCTAATCCTCATTTTCCTCATATTTTCCGCATAAATATATATGTTACTGGTATTCCAGAAGACCTAGCAGCAGCGATGCAATCTGCTTATAAAAGTGTAAACTTTGGTACTAATAAGCTTTTACAGCTTACAACTCCCCAGCGATTAAGGCAAAGTGATTGTCGCTGGAATCAACCATTACCAACAGGTGTCAATTGTAATTTACAAGTCACAATTGAGTATTTTGAATCCGGGGCAACGGGTGATCCTCTTTTATCTATTAGCAAACACATCAGCGCTGAATGCAACATCTGGACTTACCCAATTAAAGAATATTCACTGAAAAATCCACTCATGTCTTTTACAGATTCAGTCATCAACTCATTTAAAAGTACAACACCGCAAACTTTACCAGATGAAGAGTTAAAGTTAGATGTTGAACCAGTCAAGCAAGTCGATCAACAACCAGAAATTACCTATCCCGGTTGGTTTGCGATCGATTTTGGTACGTCTAATTCCACAGTCACACTTTACGACCCGAAAGTGATTGTCACACCCCATAGTTTACCTCACGAACAAGAAGTGAGGTTGCGCGATCGCTTATCGACATGGTTAACTCAACGTCCTGTGGATCAGGTAGCGGGTGTGACTCAAGATGCTTGGACACAGGAATGGCAAAGATTTTTAATTGAAGTGAGTAAGAATGTCCAGGGTGACAATACTATAGATTTACGCAATTTAAATGGAGAGCAATTTTTAGAAGCAATTCGCCAAATTGAAATTGCTTTGAGTAAGCGTTTACCTTGGTTTCGGCGGGCGGCAAGCAAACGTTTAAATCAAATTTATCACGAAGTCTTTCGCGTTCCCCCCCTAGAATGGCAAAGTTTGATTTCAGTAGAGTTAGATAAAGACCGACGTTTGAGTGAAATTGCCAGTGAGTTGGAAGTTATTGGCTTAGAACCGTTTTTACCAACTAACGATCCGCTAAAAGTGAAAGTTAGTTTGGGTGAACAAGCCAAACAACACCGTCTAGATGCAATTAGACAAGGCGAGGGAATTGATAGCAGGTTTTTACATTCACCAAAACGTTATTTTGGACAAGAACGTTCTTTTCAAATTACTCTCAATGGCAAAGAAGATTCTATTCCTGTTAATAAGTTGTTGCAAGCGGCTTATGCTCAATTAATCGAGTTAACCGAAAAATATCGCCAACGTTCCGGCAAGTGTTCCCAAGGGAAATTTTATCGCACCGTGGTCACTTACCCCACGATCGCTTCGCCTTTTGTCCGCCGGGAAATTGAACAATTGGTAAAACAGCTAGATATCGAAGACGTGCAAATGGCTTATGACGAAGCTGTTTCGGTAGCGATATTTTTCCTATGGCGAGAATTTGGCGGCGACTTAAACTTAGGAATTGAATCTTTCAAAACTCGTTGTCGCCGGGATGGGGACAAGTGGTGGCAAAATGTTATGGTATTAGATATTGGTGGTGGAACCACCGACTTAGCCTTAATTCGTCTTTCCCTAGAAGAAATTAATCCTTTTGAACCGGGTGAAGATCGAGGCGACGGTGGACGCTACTATAAACTTACACCCAAACTACTTGGTTCCTCTGGTCATCTGCAACTAGGCGGCGAACTAGTAACCCTACGGCTATTCTTGTTGTTAAAAGCAGCGATCGCCGACTGTTTACTGACTGCCATTGTCGACGAAACCTTACCCAGAGATATCTTAAAAGTCCAACCAGAAGAACTAAGCGATCGCTTCCTGCAAAACGGTAAATTTCAACCAGGTTCTCTGTTAGCTTGTGTCGATAAAGAAGTCCGCGAAGGCGAAGCTTACAAAGAAGCCTTAAACGATGCTGAAAAAGTCCTACCCACCCGGTGGAAAAACGCCCCATCCCGCGCCCAAACATTCTACACTCTTTGGGAACATGCCGAAGCAGCCAAACTCACCCTCGGACAAAAACGCCAAACCCTCGATACGCCTGTATTTGTCCTGGATGGACAAAAAATCTCTGAACTCCTACTACACAACGATATTACCTTACCTACCAGCACGAGCGATCGCCTCAGCGTCACTCTTACCGTCGAACAATTTGAAAAAGCAGTCGCCCCCGTAGTCAAGGAAGCCGTCGGTATCGCCCAAGGATTGATCGAAAACGCCTTTAAAAACCAATCCCTCAACCCCGGTAACTCCCCCGAAACCGTCGATTGGCTAATCCTCTCCGGAAAAACCTGCAACTTAGAAATTGTCGAACGCGAACTATACCGCGTCTTTAGCAAATCCGACTACTTCCTCTGGAACGAAGAACGCGTCACCTTTGAACCAGAATACACTAAACTTGCCACATCCGCCGGCGCTTGCTTCGCCGAAAAACTCCGCCAACTTAGCTTCTCTCCCCAACAAGCCAAAGACCTACTCAAAAAAGGCGCCAACCAACTATATATAGATGTCAAAAACCTGTTTTACTTCCTTCCCTGTTCCTTCGTCCGCGAAGTCATCGGCGGTAGTCCCGATCCCATCTTTCACGCCGGACAAGAATTATATCAACTCCAAGCCACAGATGCGATCGCCAAATATCGCAGTCGTTGGATGGGAATGCAATTAACCAACAACATCAGGCGTCAAGACTTCGAGAACATGAAACTGCAACTTTGGGGTAGCTACAACGGCGACATCCTGATGAAAAAATTAGGCATGAACGAAGAAGACTTCAAAAACCACATTCAAGTCCAATTTGAAATCAATCAAAAACTAGACATAGATTTATTATTATCCCGAGGTAAACCCCATTACCTCATCCCCGTCAATATACCATGTCTCGATGCCGCCCAAGCGATCGGCACACAAACAGTAATTTCCGATCAAGGAGAAATCCTTTGTGACATCGCCGTCAACGTCGCCGAATCAGCCAACGTCTTCAAAACCGATGCTCACACACTACTATTTTCCAGCAATCAAAACCAAGACTTACAAACCTTCCGCTACAACGAAAGCGACACCCAAATCCAAGGACTAGGCTTAATCGCAGAATTACCCCCCTTTCCCGCCAGTGGCAAACACACATTTTACTTCCAATTTCGTCACCCAGAATCCAACAAATGGGAACTGATCGGCGAACTTCCCCAACCAGAAATCCAATCCGAATATCCTTGTAAATATTACGTCTCCCTCAACAAACAAGGTATCCTGCGCATCCACGCCTTTGAAGTACCCTACTGGACATCAACCAATCCCGAATGTCTGAAAATAGAGGGATGTGTTTATCGAGATTCCCTCCAAGCCCAGTCTAACAACGTCGAAACAGAACGCGATCCATTTTGCGGATTGCATTGA
- the tnpA gene encoding IS200/IS605 family transposase, producing MKTVYNHYNHAVGLATVHLIWIPCRRARVFANNENLKLRCIEVFQSVANDKKWIIKALEVAPDHIHLLVEYDPHHSISQIVKAFKGRSSRLLRKEFPELLRLPSLWTHSYMFDTTGKISTQKVLEYINDPLHG from the coding sequence ATGAAAACTGTTTATAATCATTACAATCATGCTGTTGGATTAGCTACTGTCCATTTAATCTGGATACCATGCAGACGCGCTCGTGTATTCGCTAATAACGAAAACTTAAAACTTCGATGCATTGAAGTATTCCAGTCTGTTGCTAATGACAAGAAGTGGATTATCAAAGCATTAGAAGTTGCGCCGGATCATATACATCTACTAGTTGAATATGATCCGCACCACTCAATATCTCAAATAGTTAAAGCTTTTAAAGGAAGGTCATCAAGACTACTAAGAAAAGAATTTCCAGAATTATTGAGATTACCTAGCTTATGGACACATTCTTATATGTTTGACACGACTGGAAAGATTAGTACTCAGAAGGTTTTAGAGTATATTAATGACCCCCTTCACGGATGA
- a CDS encoding cyclase family protein, giving the protein MDCDRQVSPKENHSVLEIAHSYLLNSVAVKANEIDSNPDTLVQALQGLRDLGLLALRVPYNWGGKEVSEETFSNFQELVARYSGALAFLQTQHQSAAAMLVASSNSVLKQEYLPRVGKGELLVGVGFSQLRRGGEPLTIAKLVPGGYQLDGVVPWVTGWGMFDDFIVAAKLPDGCAVFGVVPFQDTYQNSTSKITFTSPAELAAMTSTNTVTANLNSYFLPQERVVSIKPVGWIYENDKNNVLRATFLTTGCAFAGLDIIESALQTKSLPAIANALTAFQQELNYCRVAIRRLQKNTHAKLSEKLQLRAWAIDLATRIAHAAVTVSSGAANYLHHPAQRVYREALVFTVTGQTSAVMEATLERLSRRWGGGGQGGDNSFLCSPAKTITYSRVIHLSHVIDSNIPQWQGDPAVEFETVAEIEKDGYNLRRFCLGEHSATHINAPKSFYNSGAGIDQYTAESLVVPAVVINMQQQVVINPDYSLSVADILLWEKQYGEISPGDLVLLYTGWQEKWCDRTAFMNQDTQGNMHFPGFGSDATEFLLNERHIAGVGIDTHGVDSGQDTNFTTNSLVLAKARIVLENLTNLDQLPPKGATLVIGILRLRDGSGSPAGVMALI; this is encoded by the coding sequence ATGGATTGCGATCGCCAAGTGTCACCTAAGGAAAATCATTCTGTTTTAGAAATAGCCCATTCCTACTTGCTCAACTCAGTTGCAGTCAAAGCTAACGAGATAGACAGCAACCCGGATACGCTGGTGCAGGCACTGCAAGGACTTAGAGATTTAGGCTTGCTGGCGTTACGTGTTCCCTACAATTGGGGTGGAAAAGAAGTTAGTGAAGAAACTTTTAGTAACTTTCAAGAACTGGTAGCACGGTACTCTGGTGCTTTAGCTTTTTTGCAAACTCAACACCAAAGCGCTGCTGCAATGTTAGTTGCTAGTAGTAACTCTGTTCTGAAGCAGGAGTATTTACCGCGTGTAGGTAAAGGTGAACTTTTAGTCGGCGTCGGCTTTTCGCAATTACGCCGGGGAGGTGAACCGCTAACGATCGCTAAACTCGTCCCAGGAGGATATCAATTAGATGGAGTTGTGCCTTGGGTAACTGGATGGGGAATGTTTGATGATTTTATTGTGGCTGCTAAGCTTCCCGATGGGTGTGCTGTTTTTGGTGTCGTTCCTTTTCAAGATACCTACCAAAATTCAACAAGCAAGATTACGTTTACTTCCCCTGCTGAACTAGCAGCAATGACATCAACCAATACTGTCACAGCCAACTTAAATAGCTACTTTCTACCTCAAGAGCGCGTAGTTTCCATTAAACCAGTCGGATGGATTTATGAAAACGATAAAAATAACGTCCTTCGTGCCACATTCTTAACTACAGGTTGCGCTTTCGCTGGTTTAGATATTATAGAATCTGCCTTACAAACAAAATCATTGCCTGCGATCGCTAATGCTTTGACAGCTTTTCAACAAGAACTAAACTACTGTCGCGTTGCCATTCGTCGCCTACAGAAAAATACTCATGCAAAATTGTCAGAAAAACTACAACTAAGAGCTTGGGCAATTGATTTAGCAACACGCATTGCTCACGCAGCCGTCACTGTTTCTAGTGGTGCTGCTAATTATTTACATCACCCTGCACAACGTGTTTATAGAGAAGCACTAGTATTTACTGTAACTGGACAGACAAGCGCCGTGATGGAGGCGACGCTGGAGAGGTTGAGTAGGAGATGGGGAGGTGGAGGACAAGGGGGAGATAATTCTTTTTTGTGTTCTCCAGCAAAAACTATTACCTATTCGCGAGTCATCCATCTGAGTCATGTTATAGATAGCAATATTCCTCAATGGCAGGGTGATCCTGCGGTGGAGTTTGAGACTGTCGCAGAAATAGAAAAAGATGGGTATAATCTCCGACGTTTCTGTTTGGGTGAACACAGTGCCACTCATATTAATGCCCCAAAAAGTTTTTATAATTCTGGTGCTGGCATTGATCAATACACCGCAGAATCACTAGTTGTACCTGCGGTAGTAATTAACATGCAACAACAAGTAGTAATTAACCCAGACTATAGCCTGAGTGTTGCTGATATTCTGTTGTGGGAGAAGCAATACGGAGAAATTTCGCCTGGAGATTTGGTGTTATTGTACACAGGTTGGCAAGAAAAATGGTGCGATCGCACTGCCTTCATGAATCAGGATACTCAAGGAAACATGCATTTTCCTGGATTTGGCAGCGATGCAACTGAGTTTCTATTGAATGAACGTCACATTGCCGGGGTTGGAATTGACACTCATGGCGTAGACTCTGGACAAGACACTAATTTTACAACCAACAGTCTTGTATTAGCAAAAGCGCGTATCGTCTTAGAAAATCTCACCAATTTAGATCAACTACCACCTAAGGGTGCAACCCTTGTAATTGGAATTTTGAGATTACGGGATGGTTCCGGTTCCCCTGCTGGGGTGATGGCGTTGATTTAG
- a CDS encoding DUF4333 domain-containing protein has protein sequence MMVGCSFEFHTQAGESESGTQTASNTSNVENQQTSSSATKSKLTKKVETAVKEQLGEVIGVPIESVSCPNQVHLEVGQPFDCNTVAENKEFITRVNPSDNDGSLKFNTRKVLVLPVLEQTIETGFKDQVGVEVSASCGEGKLRTFEQLGETFDCQVTDTKGETAIAEVTVKDDTGNVNWEVKKTL, from the coding sequence ATGATGGTGGGATGTTCTTTTGAATTTCACACGCAAGCAGGCGAAAGTGAATCTGGAACTCAGACAGCTAGTAATACTAGCAATGTCGAAAATCAGCAAACAAGTTCATCAGCTACAAAGTCCAAATTAACCAAGAAAGTAGAAACAGCTGTTAAAGAACAGCTAGGTGAAGTTATTGGTGTTCCTATTGAATCAGTTTCCTGTCCTAACCAAGTGCACTTAGAAGTTGGACAGCCTTTCGATTGCAACACAGTTGCAGAAAATAAAGAATTTATTACGAGAGTTAATCCTAGTGATAATGATGGCTCGTTAAAATTTAATACAAGAAAAGTATTGGTTCTCCCAGTGCTTGAGCAAACTATTGAAACTGGTTTTAAAGATCAGGTAGGTGTTGAGGTTAGTGCTAGCTGTGGAGAAGGAAAACTGCGTACATTTGAGCAACTAGGCGAAACCTTTGATTGTCAGGTAACTGATACCAAAGGTGAGACTGCGATCGCTGAAGTTACAGTCAAGGATGATACAGGGAACGTCAACTGGGAAGTTAAAAAAACATTGTAA
- a CDS encoding transposase yields the protein MKTLKFKLYQHKRNRFLKRMINASGIIYNHCIALHKRYYRMWGKHLSCAKLQSHIAKLRKCNPFWQTVGSQSVQDICQRIEKAYQLFFKHNKKGVRPPGFKKVKKYKSFTLKQSGYKFLGGNRVKIGNKVYQFWKSREIEGTVKTLTIKRTPLGELFMIIVVDDCSNSKIKFATGRIAGFDFGLKTFLTCSDGTKIESPQFLKQSLNAIRKASRQHSKKLKGSSNRERFRKNLVRKYEDISHRRRDWFWKLAHKLTDNFDVLCFETLNLKGMQRLWGRKISDLARREFLQILEWIAKKKHKQVVFVDQWYPSTKTCSSCGHILEKLDLSIRRWRCPSCQSENDRDENASLNIKRVGSSTLGVGDVRQSQTAISV from the coding sequence ATGAAAACCCTGAAGTTTAAACTGTATCAGCACAAAAGAAATAGATTCCTCAAGCGCATGATTAACGCGAGTGGGATAATCTACAATCATTGTATTGCCCTACACAAACGCTACTATCGAATGTGGGGCAAACACTTAAGCTGTGCAAAACTTCAATCTCATATTGCCAAACTGCGGAAATGTAATCCATTTTGGCAAACAGTAGGTTCTCAATCAGTACAAGATATTTGTCAACGCATTGAGAAAGCCTACCAATTATTTTTTAAACACAACAAAAAAGGAGTTAGACCGCCAGGATTTAAAAAAGTTAAGAAATACAAATCATTCACTCTTAAACAATCTGGATACAAGTTTTTAGGTGGAAATCGAGTCAAGATTGGGAACAAAGTTTATCAATTTTGGAAGTCGAGAGAGATAGAGGGAACAGTCAAAACCTTAACCATAAAACGCACTCCTTTAGGCGAGCTATTTATGATTATAGTTGTTGATGATTGTTCTAATTCAAAAATCAAGTTTGCGACTGGTAGAATAGCGGGATTTGATTTTGGATTAAAAACATTCCTCACTTGCTCGGACGGAACAAAAATTGAGTCTCCCCAATTTTTAAAACAATCATTAAATGCCATTAGGAAAGCTAGCCGACAGCATTCTAAAAAACTCAAAGGTTCATCAAACAGAGAGCGATTTAGAAAAAATCTAGTTCGCAAATATGAGGATATTTCTCATCGTAGACGTGATTGGTTTTGGAAACTCGCTCATAAATTAACAGATAATTTTGATGTGCTTTGTTTTGAAACCTTAAATCTTAAAGGAATGCAACGTCTTTGGGGTAGGAAAATATCAGACTTGGCGAGGCGTGAATTTCTGCAAATTCTAGAATGGATTGCTAAGAAGAAGCATAAACAAGTAGTGTTTGTAGATCAATGGTATCCATCCACAAAAACTTGTTCTAGCTGTGGACACATTTTAGAAAAATTGGATTTGTCGATTAGACGCTGGCGTTGTCCTTCATGTCAATCTGAAAATGATAGAGATGAAAACGCCAGTCTTAATATTAAAAGAGTCGGGAGTTCGACTCTAGGCGTAGGAGATGTTAGACAGTCTCAGACTGCAATCTCTGTTTGA